In Brevibacillus brevis NBRC 100599, a single genomic region encodes these proteins:
- a CDS encoding DinB family protein: protein MQDFSFVWNQFDLIRGMFLARLTEITEEEADVVPVGFKNNIRWNIGHILLTQDFLLFGPEGMKCPPHYAAMFAPGTKPADWEKEGPSLEALAAELKEQHVRIKEELHSRLNDPLPKPFELGDKGTMHTYGEMMVFTLFHEGMHIGCISSLRKAIAAAK, encoded by the coding sequence ATGCAGGACTTTTCATTTGTATGGAATCAGTTCGACTTGATTCGCGGAATGTTTTTGGCGAGATTGACGGAAATAACCGAGGAAGAAGCAGATGTGGTTCCAGTTGGCTTTAAAAACAACATTCGCTGGAATATTGGTCATATTCTTCTGACACAAGATTTCTTGCTCTTCGGACCAGAAGGAATGAAATGTCCTCCGCATTACGCTGCCATGTTCGCTCCAGGAACCAAACCCGCTGATTGGGAAAAAGAAGGTCCTTCCCTCGAAGCCTTGGCTGCCGAGCTAAAGGAACAACATGTACGTATCAAAGAAGAATTGCATTCCCGCTTGAATGATCCATTGCCAAAGCCGTTTGAACTAGGAGACAAAGGCACGATGCATACTTATGGGGAAATGATGGTCTTCACTCTTTTCCATGAAGGAATGCACATCGGATGTATTTCGTCATTGCGAAAAGCAATCGCAGCTGCTAAATAA
- a CDS encoding PhoH family protein — translation MKKIYVLDTNVLLQDPRAMFSFADNEIVIPAVVLEEIDSKKRYMDEIGRNARYVSRLFDSFRELGQLHTGITLETGGLFRVELNHSSFHRLQKQFTEMSNDNRILAVALNLQEEENGKPQPRPVILVSKDALMRVKADALNISAEDFLSDRVVGEFSSIYPGYQKMMVASDIIKNYYATKKLQLASCFPRYRFYPHQFLVLKDECNPSISAIGKVDPDGKMLEMLVSDDDPIWGIRARNVQQRMATELLLRDDIPLVTMTGKAGTGKTLLALAAGLLQIEDQQKYKKLLVARPIVPLGKDIGYLPGEKEEKLRPWMQPIYDNLEYLFNTKRPGDLDKILAGMGSLQVEALTYIRGRSIPEQFIIIDEAQNLTKHEVKTILTRVGDGSKIVLMGDPEQIDHPYLDESNNGLTYVVEVFKDQKLAGHIQLEKGERSVLAQLAADLL, via the coding sequence TTGAAGAAAATCTACGTACTGGACACCAACGTACTCCTGCAAGATCCAAGGGCGATGTTTTCTTTCGCTGACAACGAAATCGTCATACCAGCTGTCGTATTGGAAGAAATCGATTCCAAAAAGCGGTACATGGATGAAATTGGCCGCAATGCTCGGTACGTATCTCGGCTCTTTGACAGTTTTCGTGAGCTGGGGCAATTACACACTGGCATTACCCTTGAAACAGGTGGATTGTTTCGAGTGGAACTGAATCATTCCTCTTTCCACCGCCTTCAAAAACAATTCACGGAAATGAGTAATGACAACCGGATTTTAGCGGTTGCACTAAACTTACAAGAGGAGGAAAACGGAAAACCACAGCCAAGACCAGTCATTCTGGTAAGTAAGGATGCGCTCATGAGAGTCAAGGCTGATGCATTGAATATTTCCGCAGAGGATTTTCTTTCGGATCGAGTTGTGGGGGAGTTCTCCAGTATTTACCCGGGGTATCAGAAGATGATGGTAGCGTCCGATATCATCAAGAACTACTACGCAACAAAAAAACTGCAGCTGGCCTCCTGTTTTCCGCGCTATCGCTTTTACCCTCATCAATTTTTAGTGCTGAAGGACGAGTGCAACCCATCCATTTCAGCGATTGGAAAGGTCGACCCAGACGGAAAGATGTTAGAAATGCTTGTATCAGATGATGATCCGATTTGGGGCATCCGAGCCCGTAACGTGCAGCAACGGATGGCAACCGAATTGCTGCTACGAGATGATATTCCTTTAGTAACCATGACCGGTAAGGCCGGTACAGGAAAAACCTTGCTGGCATTAGCAGCGGGCCTGCTGCAAATCGAAGACCAGCAAAAATACAAAAAACTGTTAGTGGCAAGACCTATCGTTCCACTTGGAAAAGACATCGGTTATTTGCCCGGCGAAAAAGAAGAAAAGCTTCGACCGTGGATGCAACCGATTTATGATAATTTGGAATATTTATTTAACACGAAGCGCCCAGGTGATCTGGATAAAATTTTGGCAGGCATGGGGAGTTTGCAGGTGGAAGCTTTGACGTATATTCGGGGGCGCTCCATCCCTGAACAATTTATTATCATTGATGAAGCACAGAATTTGACAAAGCATGAAGTAAAGACGATCCTGACGAGGGTGGGGGACGGCTCGAAAATTGTGCTAATGGGTGATCCTGAGCAGATCGATCATCCGTATCTGGATGAGAGCAACAACGGTTTAACCTACGTGGTAGAGGTATTTAAAGACCAAAAGCTGGCTGGACATATCCAGTTGGAAAAAGGCGAACGGAGTGTGCTTGCACAGCTGGCCGCAGATTTATTGTAA